A part of Brassica rapa cultivar Chiifu-401-42 chromosome A05, CAAS_Brap_v3.01, whole genome shotgun sequence genomic DNA contains:
- the LOC103868608 gene encoding uncharacterized protein LOC103868608, which yields MESPWFLDNLIFFILRPLLATSFIVCFIALWWFLAWKLVLSHVPLVQEIFGLRHKTFIPKPESRGRISKFYKSITSSQNH from the exons ATGGAATCTCCTTGGTTCCTGGACaatctcatcttcttcatcctaCGTCCGCTTCTGGCCACCTCCTTCATCGTCTGCTTCATCGCTCTTT GGTGGTTTCTGGCATGGAAGCTGGTACTAAGCCATGTTCCTCTGGTACAAGAGATCTTTGGTTTGAGGCACAAGACCTTTATACCTAAACCTGAATCTCGTGGGAGAATCTCCAAATTCTACAAAAGTATCACTTCTTCTCAGAATCATtg A
- the LOC103868607 gene encoding AUGMIN subunit 4 isoform X1: MISRKLGGYFSKYTIKEGLVETSIGFLNQLSRRRDCASMVKALQGAADVNQLMDQLERHCLAPDGSLVTKSAYYDLQLAREEMSRERLRYLEAMAIYCEAVAMVEEYQQALSLPNHVGTRDVQGLFPQVYETLEHRLVVAEAAQKLRLPLISDDGEIHEEDIEKWSILSRSSLDSASTTSFTISSASNSVNYANSSANSLGAAPDTDVVGGVPNRFLGITPAYLSYVQLQNTMSMDMADYQMFLAREIEGRLKEKCDKLADAIVDDTDSSTGNQNSSARLPERVKFIIEEIEREEAALREDLYSADRKFAEYYNVLEQILGVLIKLVKDLKLEHQHKYDEMQKTWLCKRCETMNAKLRVLEHILLLETYTPESIPALHSIRSLNQLFQNYISYYQLTEKPALTSNFVSYFFSRNYLVEATEEASAAYNKAVTRLREYQGVDPHFDTIARQYHDIVKKLENMQWTIHQVEMDLKAHA; this comes from the exons ATGATTTCACGAAAGTTAGGGGGTTATTTCAGCAAATATACTATCAAGGAAGGACTAGTGGAAACTTCGATTGGTTTTTTGAACCAACTGTCGCGGCGGAGGGATTGTGCATCGATGGTGAAGGCACTGCAAGGCGCGGCGGATGTCAACCAATTGATGGATCAGTTAGAGCGTCATTGCCTGGCTCCCGATGGATCTCTTGTCACCAAATCAGCCTACTACGATCTCCAGCTC GCGAGAGAGGAGATGTCTCGGGAGAGATTGCGTTACTTGGAAGCTATG GCTATCTATTGTGAAGCTGTCGCTATGGTAGAAGAGTATCAGCAAGCTCTTTCTTTGCCTAACCATGTGGGAACTCGGGATGTTCAGGGTCTTTTCCCtcag GTTTATGAGACTTTAGAGCATAGGTTGGTGGTTGCTGAGGCAGCTCAGAAACTTAGGCTACCTCTTATTTCAGATGATGGTGAAATTCACGAGGAAGATATCGAAAAGTGGAGTATACTATCAAGAAGCTCTCTTGATAGTGCGAGCACCACGAGTTTTACAATTAGCTCCGCTTCTAACTCGGTGAACTATGCGAACAGCTCTGCAAACAGTCTTGGTGCTGCTCCTGATACTGACGTAGTTGGTGGTGTGCCGAATCGCTTTCTTGGAATAACCCCTGCTTATTTATCATATGTCCAGCTTCAAAATACTATGTCCATG GATATGGCTGACTACCAAATGTTTCTTGCCCGTGAGATAGAAGGTAGGCTGAAGGAAAAGTGTGATAAGTTGGCTGATGCCATTGTTGATGACACTG ATTCATCCACAGGAAATCAAAATTCAAGTGCTAGGCTCCCAGAAAG GGTTAAGTTTATAATTGAGGAGATTGAAAGAGAAGAGGCAGCTCTACGAGAGGACCTCTACTCGGCTGACAGGAAGTTTGCAGAATATTACAAT GTCCTGGAACAAATACTCGGGGTACTTATAAAGCTTGTGAAGGATCTGAAGTTAGAACATCAACATAAATAT GATGAGATGCAGAAGACTTGGTTGTGTAAAAGGTGCGAAACCATGAACGCAAAATTAAG GGTTTTAGAACATATTCTCCTCCTTGAAACATACACCCCTGAATCCATACCAGCCTTGCACAGCATCAGGTCTTTAAATCAACTTTTCCAGAACTATATTTCGTACTATCAACTCACAGAGAAGCCTGCTCTCACCTCTAATTTTGTTTCGTATTTTTTTTCCAGGAACTATCTAGTGGAAGCTACCGAGGAAGCTTCAGCTGCATACAACAAAGCG GTTACACGTCTCAGAGAATACCAAGGAGTGGATCCTCATTTTGATACAATTGCGAGACAGTACCATGACATTGTTAAG AAACTAGAAAACATGCAGTGGACAATCCATCAAGTAGAAATGGACCTTAAAGCGCATGCTTGA
- the LOC103868607 gene encoding AUGMIN subunit 4 isoform X2 encodes MISRKLGGYFSKYTIKEGLVETSIGFLNQLSRRRDCASMVKALQGAADVNQLMDQLERHCLAPDGSLVTKSAYYDLQLAREEMSRERLRYLEAMAIYCEAVAMVEEYQQALSLPNHVGTRDVQGLFPQVYETLEHRLVVAEAAQKLRLPLISDDGEIHEEDIEKWSILSRSSLDSASTTSFTISSASNSVNYANSSANSLGAAPDTDVVGGVPNRFLGITPAYLSYVQLQNTMSMDMADYQMFLAREIEGRLKEKCDKLADAIVDDTDSSTGNQNSSARLPERVKFIIEEIEREEAALREDLYSADRKFAEYYNVLEQILGVLIKLVKDLKLEHQHKYDEMQKTWLCKRCETMNAKLRVLEHILLLETYTPESIPALHSIRNYLVEATEEASAAYNKAVTRLREYQGVDPHFDTIARQYHDIVKKLENMQWTIHQVEMDLKAHA; translated from the exons ATGATTTCACGAAAGTTAGGGGGTTATTTCAGCAAATATACTATCAAGGAAGGACTAGTGGAAACTTCGATTGGTTTTTTGAACCAACTGTCGCGGCGGAGGGATTGTGCATCGATGGTGAAGGCACTGCAAGGCGCGGCGGATGTCAACCAATTGATGGATCAGTTAGAGCGTCATTGCCTGGCTCCCGATGGATCTCTTGTCACCAAATCAGCCTACTACGATCTCCAGCTC GCGAGAGAGGAGATGTCTCGGGAGAGATTGCGTTACTTGGAAGCTATG GCTATCTATTGTGAAGCTGTCGCTATGGTAGAAGAGTATCAGCAAGCTCTTTCTTTGCCTAACCATGTGGGAACTCGGGATGTTCAGGGTCTTTTCCCtcag GTTTATGAGACTTTAGAGCATAGGTTGGTGGTTGCTGAGGCAGCTCAGAAACTTAGGCTACCTCTTATTTCAGATGATGGTGAAATTCACGAGGAAGATATCGAAAAGTGGAGTATACTATCAAGAAGCTCTCTTGATAGTGCGAGCACCACGAGTTTTACAATTAGCTCCGCTTCTAACTCGGTGAACTATGCGAACAGCTCTGCAAACAGTCTTGGTGCTGCTCCTGATACTGACGTAGTTGGTGGTGTGCCGAATCGCTTTCTTGGAATAACCCCTGCTTATTTATCATATGTCCAGCTTCAAAATACTATGTCCATG GATATGGCTGACTACCAAATGTTTCTTGCCCGTGAGATAGAAGGTAGGCTGAAGGAAAAGTGTGATAAGTTGGCTGATGCCATTGTTGATGACACTG ATTCATCCACAGGAAATCAAAATTCAAGTGCTAGGCTCCCAGAAAG GGTTAAGTTTATAATTGAGGAGATTGAAAGAGAAGAGGCAGCTCTACGAGAGGACCTCTACTCGGCTGACAGGAAGTTTGCAGAATATTACAAT GTCCTGGAACAAATACTCGGGGTACTTATAAAGCTTGTGAAGGATCTGAAGTTAGAACATCAACATAAATAT GATGAGATGCAGAAGACTTGGTTGTGTAAAAGGTGCGAAACCATGAACGCAAAATTAAG GGTTTTAGAACATATTCTCCTCCTTGAAACATACACCCCTGAATCCATACCAGCCTTGCACAGCATCAG GAACTATCTAGTGGAAGCTACCGAGGAAGCTTCAGCTGCATACAACAAAGCG GTTACACGTCTCAGAGAATACCAAGGAGTGGATCCTCATTTTGATACAATTGCGAGACAGTACCATGACATTGTTAAG AAACTAGAAAACATGCAGTGGACAATCCATCAAGTAGAAATGGACCTTAAAGCGCATGCTTGA
- the LOC103868607 gene encoding AUGMIN subunit 4 isoform X3, with the protein MWELGMFRVFSLNLLIFFQVYETLEHRLVVAEAAQKLRLPLISDDGEIHEEDIEKWSILSRSSLDSASTTSFTISSASNSVNYANSSANSLGAAPDTDVVGGVPNRFLGITPAYLSYVQLQNTMSMDMADYQMFLAREIEGRLKEKCDKLADAIVDDTDSSTGNQNSSARLPERVKFIIEEIEREEAALREDLYSADRKFAEYYNVLEQILGVLIKLVKDLKLEHQHKYDEMQKTWLCKRCETMNAKLRVLEHILLLETYTPESIPALHSIRSLNQLFQNYISYYQLTEKPALTSNFVSYFFSRNYLVEATEEASAAYNKAVTRLREYQGVDPHFDTIARQYHDIVKKLENMQWTIHQVEMDLKAHA; encoded by the exons ATGTGGGAACTCGGGATGTTCAGGGTCTTTTCCCt CAACTTGTTGATCTTTTTCCAGGTTTATGAGACTTTAGAGCATAGGTTGGTGGTTGCTGAGGCAGCTCAGAAACTTAGGCTACCTCTTATTTCAGATGATGGTGAAATTCACGAGGAAGATATCGAAAAGTGGAGTATACTATCAAGAAGCTCTCTTGATAGTGCGAGCACCACGAGTTTTACAATTAGCTCCGCTTCTAACTCGGTGAACTATGCGAACAGCTCTGCAAACAGTCTTGGTGCTGCTCCTGATACTGACGTAGTTGGTGGTGTGCCGAATCGCTTTCTTGGAATAACCCCTGCTTATTTATCATATGTCCAGCTTCAAAATACTATGTCCATG GATATGGCTGACTACCAAATGTTTCTTGCCCGTGAGATAGAAGGTAGGCTGAAGGAAAAGTGTGATAAGTTGGCTGATGCCATTGTTGATGACACTG ATTCATCCACAGGAAATCAAAATTCAAGTGCTAGGCTCCCAGAAAG GGTTAAGTTTATAATTGAGGAGATTGAAAGAGAAGAGGCAGCTCTACGAGAGGACCTCTACTCGGCTGACAGGAAGTTTGCAGAATATTACAAT GTCCTGGAACAAATACTCGGGGTACTTATAAAGCTTGTGAAGGATCTGAAGTTAGAACATCAACATAAATAT GATGAGATGCAGAAGACTTGGTTGTGTAAAAGGTGCGAAACCATGAACGCAAAATTAAG GGTTTTAGAACATATTCTCCTCCTTGAAACATACACCCCTGAATCCATACCAGCCTTGCACAGCATCAGGTCTTTAAATCAACTTTTCCAGAACTATATTTCGTACTATCAACTCACAGAGAAGCCTGCTCTCACCTCTAATTTTGTTTCGTATTTTTTTTCCAGGAACTATCTAGTGGAAGCTACCGAGGAAGCTTCAGCTGCATACAACAAAGCG GTTACACGTCTCAGAGAATACCAAGGAGTGGATCCTCATTTTGATACAATTGCGAGACAGTACCATGACATTGTTAAG AAACTAGAAAACATGCAGTGGACAATCCATCAAGTAGAAATGGACCTTAAAGCGCATGCTTGA
- the LOC103868609 gene encoding AP2/ERF and B3 domain-containing transcription factor At1g51120-like → MTETSTSSNPLLPLKKRKRPVDDTTDNVLAVATKKVALLGNSKYKGVVEHHRNGHWGAQIYIDHKRIWLGTFKSSVEAAMAYDSASIKLRSFDATCHRNFPLNTSTVHEPNFQKGYTTEAVLEMIKDGSYQQKFKDYLSLPFHNVASINLVGSERVQGDQDSTKYRLTCTELFRKGLTPSDVGKLNRLVIPKRHAVKYLPFINEREEGEIVEDVEVVFFDKTMRQWKFRYCYWTSSQSFVFTSGWKRFVKEKNLKERDVIVFYRCDLVGQSKNFLMIHVQYSSEGEVKTENFVNSKLKEEETKSVDNKGGFMLFGVKIQ, encoded by the coding sequence ATGACGGAGACTTCAACCTCAAGCAACCCTTTGTTGCCTCTCAAGAAACGCAAGAGACCTGTCGATGACACAACAGACAATGTCCTCGCTGTTGCCACAAAAAAGGTTGCACTTTTAGGGAATTCAAAATACAAAGGAGTAGTTGAACATCATCGTAACGGACACTGGGGCGCTCAGATATACATTGACCACAAGAGGATTTGGCTAGGAACTTTCAAATCTTCTGTTGAAGCCGCCATGGCTTACGATAGCGCATCCATCAAGCTCCGAAGCTTTGATGCTACTTGTCACAGGAACTTCCCTTTGAATACTTCCACGGTTCACGAGCCGAACTTTCAAAAAGGCTACACAACGGAAGCTGTGTTGGAGATGATCAAAGACGGTTCTTACCAACAAAAGTTTAAAGATTATCTTAGTCTCCCTTTTCATAATGTCGCTAGTATCAACTTAGTTGGATCAGAACGAGTCCAAGGAGATCAAGACTCAACCAAGTACCGTTTGACATGCACAGAGCTATTTCGGAAGGGATTGACTCCAAGCGATGTTGGAAAACTCAACCGGCTTGTGATACCTAAGAGGCATGCAGTAAAGTATTTACCTTTCATAAACGAGAGAGAAGAGGGTGAAATAGTAGAGGATGTTGAGGTTGTGTTTTTTGACAAAACAATGAGACAGTGGAAGTTCAGGTATTGTTACTGGACAAGTAGTCAGAGTTTTGTCTTCACCAGTGGATGGAAACGTTTCGTCAAGGAGAAGAATCTCAAAGAGAGAGATGTTATCGTCTTTTACAGATGCGATTTAGTAGGTCAAAGCAAGAACTTCTTGATGATCCATGTTCAATACAGTTCTGAGGGAGAAGTAAAAACAGAGAACTTCGTTAACTCTAagctaaaagaagaagaaaccaaatCAGTGGACAACAAAGGAGGGTTTATGCTCTTTGGTGTTAAGATCCAATAG